The genomic region CTAAGAAACATAAGCGACGCCGCGTGAATCGCTGTGTTAAATGTAGTGATATCTCGGCTTGTTTCAGTCGCTCTGTTTAAGTGCAAATTCTAATAAGGGAATAGTGCGTCCCGGAATCGCCCCGGAAGTTACTTCTCCAATTCGAACGGAACCTCTTGATAAATAAAATGATTCTGCATATGGGTCTGAGGGGATAGACAATTTGTGAAAACCTAACTGTCTCGCTTGATCAATCGCATGATCCCAAAGTCTCTTTCCATATCCCTGGCCTATTTTGCTTGGCTCAATAAATAAATCAGACAGTTCGAGTCCATTCTCCCTGATTTCTAACCTATAAAAGCCGACGACCTGTCCCATTTCTTCTACCACATAGACGGTGTGATGGCTAATATCTTGTTGGGTATAAGTTAGATCCTGGCGGCATGCTTCAAGAAAATCTGCCTCGTAGTTCCAATGCGCTTTTGAGCGCATTGCAAGGTTACTCAATTCTTCATTTTCGTCAGCTTTTGCAGTTCTGATCATTGGCGTGATCCCGATAATATGTATTTCTCATTACATTTAACGGTTTATGGCTTGCGAACCGAGCAGGGGGTGGACGAAGGCCGACGGCTCTTGAAAAGAATCCCCGCCAGAAAACTTATCTCGCAGGGATTATATGGTGTAGAAATGGTTGATAATGGCAGACTAAATTTGTTTGTCTACCAAACTTGGGACCTGCCATCAACGCACCTGCCCCATAGGCCATTCCGAGGTCGGCCTACCTTCCCACGTTGATCGCCTGAAGAATCGTCCGCCTGGGGGGCGGCTAAACCAGCTACTAATTGCGATTCCCCAAAAGTGCTCAAAGGATCTGTCTTTTAGATTTGCGTCACAGTATGCGTAGTGCGACAAGACCTCGTCGAGGAATGACTCTCCGTATATCCAGAACCCATAGAAATCCTTAGCGGGATCCGTGATTTCGATGTCTCCCCAGTCTATGATCCCAGTAAGTCTTCCGGTCGAGGGATCATGATAGATGTGTTTGTACCAGAGGTCGTTATGAGCCAGCACAGGCTCGTATGAATGATTGATGCTTTCACTTCTCTCAATCCATGCTTCAAAAACATCGCGGACCTCACGTTGGATCTCGTCAGCCCGTTCAGCGAATAGCTCCTTCCACATCATGCGGCGTCTAACCGATGCATCGCCCTCTTCTACGCCGAGGCTTCGTGCCTTCGCGACCGGGTAGCTGTGGAGTTCGCTGATGAAAACACCCAGCCTCTGAGCGGCCTCGCTGCGGTTCGCTTTGGAAAGTCTCCAAAACCGCCACGGCGAGAGCCGAGTCCCCGAAATTGTGTGGTATCCAGCAAAATCTGACGCCTTCGGCACGAATGCATAGTCGGGAATGGGTATTGCCTTCAAGTTGATTCTAAGGGCATCCAGGACGATCCGCTCCCTCGTCAGATTTGTTTCCTCATCGTTCTCGAATCGGAAAGCGATGCCATTGTCCAACAGAATCATTACATGATCGGGATCGGCAATGGTCTGAACTCTTCGGTAATTTGCCCACATGAGATCTGGAAAGGCGTTTCTGATTCTCTCCAGGTAGTAGCTGGAAGCCAATGGGGGCATGGGGACCTGCCAAAGAGGATTAACTACCGCGATTTCCGCTAACTGTTGGGTGAAGGCCCAAAGCCGTGTACAGTCGTGTTATGCGGTGTGCTCACTTCATTACGGCGGGAGAAGCTCTGTGGAAAGGTTCCGCAAGCCTGGAGTTAGTGACCGTGCTCCCTCCCTACTCACGCTCCACGAAATACTTCTTAAATCCACGACTCGTCCCATCTTGCATTCCAAGGCTTCTATAGAATCCCACCTGATCTTCGTTTGGACCGCTGAGTAACTGTAGCTTGTAGCAGCCCTTCTCTTCGGCAAGGTTAATCGCAAATGTCATCAGTTTTTTCCCAAATCCTTTGCCTCTTTGTTCGCGTGCAACAACGACATTCTCGATGATAGCCCAAGGACGCCCTTCGTAAGTAAAATTCGGAACGATTGCCATTATGAGGGAGGCGACTATTCCCTTGTCCGATTCGCCCACAACAATGAATATGTTGCCGTAGTCAGACATCTCATCGAAGATCCGGATCGACTCTTCGAGTCCGAGAGTCTTAGCCGAAAGACTATGGGGGCGGCTCGTGATCTGAGGAAAGAGATTTAGCAGAGATTCGACGTCTAATCTGGTCGCAACTCGGCAAGAAATGTCTGAATGATTCATCCGGTGACCTTTCTCGACTTCGGCATGGCCACTAACGTCTTGCGATGCCTGATGTTGCCGTAGCATAGCGTAGGCAATGTGTCCGGCGGACGGGTTGATTAATTAGCGCTTTTGTCGATCACGCCTCCTGGCGAGCATTACTTCTCGTACCCTCCTCTTCAAGCGCTCCCGTTCTGTCTTTTTTGCTTTCTTCCGGTTGCGTTCCTTGGCCGCTGAGGCATATTGCTCTCTACTCGTCCTCACCTTGTCCAGCCATTCTTGTCGTGTGGACAGGATCTCTGGGCTACTCTTGGAACCATAGCTGAGATTGTTCAGGAAGTCGATTATCTCGTTAGGCTTCCCGCCGATGAGATCGCGTGCTCCCGGCCCCGACAGTCCGCCTTCGAGTTCCCAGTGATACCTGTGAATCAGAGTATCGATCAGGATCATTTTTTCTTGAACTGATCGCGCGACCCTATACTTTTGCACGTATTCTTTAAGGAACGCAGTCATGCCGGATGCAATAAGGTGTTTGCCTCGAAACGACTTCTGATATTCGGCCCACGTCAATTCCCAGTTACACGATTCACAGCGAAGTAAGAACTCCTTGTCGAAGTTGTGCTCAAGCCCACGTTGGCAGTGGGGACATCTCGCGAGCCCGTTGTTCGCATCCCTTGCTTGGAAAATACTCTCGATTCTCACAAGCAGGCCAATCCCCACTTCGTTGATTAGCTCTTCATCCCGGATTCCTTGAGCGTCCTTAGCATAGAGCTCCGCGATTTTCTGCCGGGGGATTCTACCCGCCCAAATTGGCCTGTCGTATCTGACTTCAGTCACTAGCTTTTTCTCCAGATTGCCCAACAGATGCCCTACGCGAATCCAACATAATCATAGAACACGCTTCTTTATGATGTCGATTTGCATTTACTCCTCCACCATCCATTGGATCCGTCAGTGCTTCGTAATCTGAAGATGCTGATAGGGGTTGGTTTTTGTCTTGTCTGCATACCGCTTCTGAGATTTTGCCAATGCCACATAACGTTTCAGTACTCCCGAACCACGAAGCGGTTGGGCGAAGAGCCGTATGGCCCGGAGCCGGGGGCACGGTGTTAGAGGCTGTGGTGGAGCATTCTATCGCTCGAGGATTTGAGAGATATTTGTTACGATTCGATCAGGGGCAGCAGACTTCGGCAAGCCCTTGCCTTCAAAATCCACCCAGATTGCGTAGATCCCAAGACGCTGAGGGGCTTCCACGTCCCATTCCAGATTGTCTCCCACCATCCAGCTATCCGTTGGCTCAACGCCCAATTTCTTGAGGGCCTGGAGATACACACGTTCATCAGGTTTCCCTACTCCGAATTCACCCTCGACAAGGATGTATTGAAAGAAGGCCGACAGACCGAATTTGTCGATCTTCCGTCTCTGACCCTCCGCAGTCCCATTTGTGATCATAGCCAGAGGAACTCCCTTGTCCCCAAGTGTACGGAGGGTCTCGATGGCTCCTGGAAACGGGGCAACCATGTCTTCTCGCTCAGACGTGTATGAATCTGATACTTCGATCACCAAGTCAGGATCATCGATCCGTAGTTGACGAAAAGCTCCTGAGACGATCTCTCGCCGAGCACTCCGTAGATCAAGACGTCCTCTGTGATGTCTCTCCGCGTCTGCCCAAAACCAAGTACGGCTGGCTTCTATGGCCTCGAAGAGCTCCTCAGGGGTTTGTCCGCCAGTTCGTGGTGCAAACTTCCTACATATTCTTCGCCAAGTCGGATCTGCACTTTCGGAGAACGCGAGAATCGTATCGTCCAGATCAAATAGGATGGCTTTCGGAAGATTGTTGTTCATTTACTATCTCCATCCGTCGAATGCTACACCATTGCATCTAACCGTTCTGGCCACTTGCGAACCCACCGAGCGCAACGAAGGTGGGTTGCCGAAGGCCGAATGGGAGAAGCCGTGCACAGTCGTGTTATGCGGCGTGCTCACTTCGTTACGGCGGGAGAAGCTCTGTGGAAAGGTCCCCCGGGAACCTCTCTCTTTGATTTGCGCCACAAAGTCATCAATCTCAGCCTTACTCAAGATCTCATTTTTGCCTATAATAAGCCTGCCACCCAGGTGAGCCAGGTTCTCCAGTCCTCTCAGACTTCTTAGTCGTGGATTGTTGCTGATTTCCAAATGGCCGCCGATGGATGCAAGATGCTCCAGGCCTTCCAGACTCTCCAGTTGTTCGTTCTGGCGTATGTAGAGGAAGCCTCCAATTTCCTTTAGTGCTTGCAGACCATTGAGCACAGCAAGGTTATTGTTGCCCGTAACATGTATGCCGCGGGAGACGTACCGTAGGCTTCGCAGCCCCTGCAAGTCTCGCAGGGAGTGGTTAGATACGATCAGCAAGCGACCATCAACAGACTCAATCCTATGAAGCCCCTCCAGCGACGCCAGCTTTGGATGGCCGTCCACGCGGAGATCCCTTGGTACAGTTTTGATTCTGTTTAGGGATGCAATACTCTGTAGTGAGTCGTTGTGGAGCATGTAAATGTCTCTGCCCACTCTTTCTACATTGAGCCCATCCAGGTTGAGCAGGTCGGGATTCCGAATAAGCTTCAGGTCTCGGGCTACATTGGCGATCGTCTCACATTGGGTAATGCCATGAAGACCATCACACCGGAAGATGCATAGATCACCGTATGTGGCAGCCAGACGATTGTGCGATATGTCCTTCTCCTGGAGGCCTGGCGATAGGTGGGAAAGGATTGTCGTCAGGTATTCAGGCCATTGATGGTCGGTCATATCGATTCTGCATACTCGGACGTCCAGCTTGCCAATTAACTCATCCGTCATCTCTCGAAACGCGGTATAGAGTTGGGCGTAGCCAGCGAATCCTCTCCACCCATTCCTCTTAGCCCGAGCCCGTGTGGTGACCTTGAGGTTGATCTGGGTATTCTCCCAGCGATTTCCCCGGTCATCACAGGTACGTCGCAGGAAACTCGGCACGTCAGACTGCATCAGATAAACCACAGTCGGGTTGAGTTGCGAAACTGCATCAATGACTCCTCGAACGTAGTTCTCGATTGTGACCAGTTCAACGTCGTTGAAGAACAGCTCTGCCGTATTGCGATGAAATAGCTGGCCATCGAGGACGGTGACCGAATCGTTCTGCGCTCTTGAGGCGGTGAAGTCTCGCCATCTTTCCAGACTCTCCTCTATCTGGCAGGCCTTGCCTTGCCACTCCATCCGAGTTGGATGATTTGGATCCTTCTCGTGAATGTGTGCGACTGGTATCCCGTTTCGTTCAAGCTGCGAGCAAAGGAACTCTGCTGTATTGGTCTTTCCGGAGCCAGGGATTCCTTCCACAAAGATCAACTTGGTGTCCAGCAAGGCAGCCTCCAAAATGACTGTAGTGCTCTGCCCAAAACGGCCTCTCACGAGCTTGTTGGCTCGATTACATAAACACCAGAACGGATGCAGTTCTATGTGGACGTGTTAAGCACCCTGTGGGGGACCGGATAGAGGTTTTCCCAACCTCATGAGTAATAACATCGGCCAACCAAGATCAAAATCTTCTGGAAACTCAGTAGCTTACGCCATCATTTCTGGAGCGAAGTCAATTGCGGTCACCCTGGCACCTGCTTCTGACAGATAGAGGGTATGACGTCCCGTACCGCAGCCGATATCAGCGACGCTGAGTTCTTGGACATCCCCCAACAGGGATCGCAATAGCGGCTCTTCCAAAATGATCAAGGAATTGTCCTGCGTATCGTACGTCTCAGACCAACGAGCGTAGCCTTGCCGGACAGGTACGGTTTCAAGGTCGGCCCCAGACCCGTCACTCATGTTGTATGCCTCCAGGATAATGCCGGTGGTCCTGCCCAAATTTAATACTCAAAATGGTGGCGATGATCTCTGCTGTTTCTCTTGTTCGTGCCAGTGGACTGCTGAAGATTCGTGCGATAGCAGAAGTCAAGCCGCTCAGGCCGCAGTTAGCAAAATAGGCCGGCCATCGGTAATAACGACAGTATGCTCAAAATGAGCCGAAAGAGATCCATTTGAGGTTTTCACTGTCCAGCCGTCGCAATCTTCAACGGCTTGGGCTGGATGCTCGGCAATCATAGGCTCAATGGTGATCACAAGACCAGTCGTAAGCGGCTTCGAATCGAGCGGATTGTAGGTGTTTGCAACGATGGGATCTTCATGGATAACCCGACCTACCCCGTGCCCTGCAAGCTCACTGACAACCCAGAATCCCTGTCGTTTCACCTCGTGCTCTACGGCATGGCCGATGCAATTAATCGGTTTGTTTGCACGAGCTACGGCCACCGCCTTTTCGAATGCCGTACGGGCACATCGACACAATCTATCGGCTTTAGCGGAATATGGAGGAATCGGGATGGTGGTTGCTGCATCTGCAATGTAGCCGTTCAGTTCGGCGGTGACATCCAGGCTTACAATGTCACCCTGTTCCAGCACTCGATCCCCCGGAATACCGTGAATGATCTCATCATTGACACTGATAAGATTGACACCAGGAAAACCGTAAAACAGCCGAGGTGCGGACATTGCCCCGTATCGATTGAGCACCGACTCACCAACGCGATCGACTTCTGCTGTTGTTACTCCGGCGCGAACAGCACCCGCCATTGCCTTTAATGTGGCGGCGACCACCTGCCCTGCCTGTGCAAGGCCCTCGAAATCCTCAGGACATTCTATCGACAATGAACAACTCCTTTTTGAAGGTGATAACTCTCAATATTGATTTCTACTAACGTTTCAGTGCCCTCAAACCGCACAACGGTTGGGCGGAGGGCCGAATGGCCCGGAGCCGGGGTGCTCGTGTTAGGCGTTCGTTGGCCCAGACTTGTCTCTGTAGATCCTTGCTTGCCGCTCGCTTGTGACCACAGTTTCTCTCCATCCAGGAGGCAATGGAAAATCCTCTGGACGAAATGGTTCTGAGGGTATCACAGTTTTGCCAGCAACGAAGCCATAGAGATTTGCCAAGTGTAAGTTGGCCTCCGGTGTTACGCCGCTACGATTGTGCCAAAGTTGTGGATCAACGGCCCCGGCCATCGCAGAGGTACTCAACGAACCCGAATCTATCATTCCGCACTCAGCGTTGAGGAACATCGCCAGTTTTCGGGCCTCGTTGGCAGGATCTTTCATCAGCTTTTCATACGACAGAAAAATCTTCGATACCACATCTTCCGTGTTGCTGAGGATGAGAAGCATGATGTAGTGCCACCTCAAGAGATTGGCTTGGATAAATGGATCCTTGTCTCGTGCATCGCTGGGCAGTGTGAACTTCGCCCACGATCTTGCAGTATCTGATGGATTTCGGACACACACGACGTAGATGGGATCCTTCCAGATACGGTTCCAGAACGGAAGAAAGAAACTGAGGGCCGGATCTTTCCAGACCCAGGACCTTCCTCCCTTCTCCATCTGAGCCACCAGCTCGGCGGCCCTCTGCCGATGATGCGGATCGGAAGCTTTTTCGGAAAGCCTCTCCTGGAAGCCAGGGGCCCACCAATTCACACCCAAATTGGACAAGAAATCCCAGATAGGGAGATACTCAAAGTAGCCTCTGGGATTATGGACATCAGCCTTTCGGAGACGCTCGGGTTCTCCAGGATATGCCCCCCACGCCAAGATCATCTCCGCGGCCACGGAGGTTCCGCTTCGTTCCGGCCCTATGACGATAATCGGGCGCACCTGCGCCACGGAGTTCATAGACGAAGCCATTTGGGAAAATGAAACCCCTCTCTGGGCCAATGACGCCTAACGTTCCCGCCGTGCGCGAACTGCCGGAGGCAGTTGGGCGGAGGTGCGGATGCACCAAGCCACACACGGTCGTGTTAAAGGTTCGGGCACACATTGTTACACGTCTGGCGGCCCCATCGCGCCTATCACGGACAGACATACAGCGCGTACCATCAGGCTTCCGATTCTACATTACCGGCCTGAATCTGGTTTGAAGAATCCTTTGGGCTGACAACTCACCAAAAGGTGCACCACAACACCTGACATCCTCCACAACCTTGTGGTAATCGTAACTCAATCTGTGATTCTCCACATGCCATTCCTGCCCATCCCACCACACTCTGGCATATCCGATTCGATGATCCCCATCAAACGGAAACCCAACTGAATCAATGATGCTATATCGCTGACCGCACGGAACGCCATAGGACGCGTAGTGAAGGTGGCCTGCCACAATCAGATTGGCCTTCGCATCCCCCAGCAGTGTCCTGGCCTCCTCTTCTGGCGTAACGGTCAGAAGCCTGAACGGATCCTGATCAGGTTGAAGAACCAAAAAACCGGCCACATCAGTAGGCGTTGCGTGGACAATGAGAAGATCATCCTCCGGAGACTGCCCTCCTGGTGGCGTTATCCGGTGCTCAAAGGGCAGACCCTTCAGATAGCTCAAGCCATCTGTTCCTAGCTTCTCTCTCACCCAGTCCAGTCTTTCCTCGGAATACTGTTCATCAAAGACCAACAGGTCTGCGTTCCCGTAAATCGTGGGAGCACCCAGATTTCGTATCGTGTCAAGACTCTCGACTGGGCGGGGTCCGTTCAGCACCAAGTCGCCAGCGACCACCAGACGATCATAGGATTGGCTTTGCAGATCCTCAAGGACAGCGTTGAGTGCAGCGACATTGCCGTGAATATCTGCAATTACCGCAACTGAATATGACAGGGAATCATTCATTTCACATCTCCAAAATTCGGTATTGAGACAAAGGCCAATCGGAAAGTGGCCTTTTCGTCCATGTCGATGGATGGAAAAAGTGACCCGCAACGCCTGATATGCCATCCAGTGAATCGAGCCAGATCTGAATGGCGATTCCCCAGAAATGCTCGAAGGAGCGATCCCTAAGACCTTGCGTAGCCAGATCATAGTGGGAAAGCACATCGTCCAGAAAGGCCTCACCGTACACCCAGAACCCATAGAAGTCCTTTGCTGGATCTGATATCCTGATGTCTCCCCAGTCAATGATGCCCGTCAGCTTCCCGGTTCGGGGATCGTAGTAGATATGTTTGGACCAGAGATCGAAGTGGGTGAGGACAGGTGAGAAATCGTGGTTGATCTCTCCACTTCTTTGAATCCAACCTTGGAATACGTCTCGCGTTCGGCGATCCAAATCCTTCCAACGCTCCCTCATGAGCCTCCTCGCCATCGAGCGATTGCCAAGCGATTTATCCCTTGCCTCTACGCCCAGCTTTCGCACCGGTTCAAGCGGAGTCTTGTGCAAAGCGCTGAGAAAGCGGCCCAGTCTCCTTGCTTCTGAATGCCGTCTTGCTTTCGACAGCCTCTGGAAGCGCCAGGGAGAAAGACGTGTTCCGGGAATAGTCCTGTAGCCAGCGAAATCGTTCGACGACTTTGGCACGTATGCGTAGTCGGGTATCGGAATATCACTCAACCGAGGCCGGATGAGATCGAGGACCGCCCGCTCTCGCGCAAGATCCGTATCCTCATCTTCCACGTCGTTCTCAAACCGAAACGCGATGCCGTTGTCCAGCAGAAACATCACGTGATCAGGTCGGCTGTGTGTCTGAACTCTTCTGTAATTCGTCCACTTGAGGCGCGGGAATTCCTCCCTGATTCTCTGCAAGTACCACTGCGTCTTATGTGGTTTCATCTGGCCTGCTCCAAGTGAGTGCCCGATCCAAGATGCTTTTCAGTTTCCGCTAACTACGAGATTAACGAACAGTTATGGTAATACATACCAAATCTATGTATCTCCGCACATGCGGGAATTATTCCCTTTATTGCGTGCCTCTAACCATCGCTTTAGGGAACGTTGGCTCTCTCCTGACGGTCGGCCAGCCCATACATTTTCGATGCTAATATCTTCACCCAGATCAGGCCTTAGAGACTCATCGTCGATAGAGATACGCTCCGCAAGTGCTGGTTGGCCTGTAATAGATGTTATTGCTTTACAATGATTTAGATACTAAAAGCCCACAGTCAAGAGACGTGGGCTTTTAGTGTAATTTCTACCTTTCGCACTGGTTTTATAGATCAAATTTCGGTCTTTTCCTTCAGGGAGAGAAGTTGATCGCGCAGTTCTGCGGCGCGTTCGAAGTCTTCGAGGCCCACGGCTTCGCGGATCTGGTCGCGCAGGTCCTGGGACAGGGATTTGGGTCGGTCGCGGCGAATCTCGTCTGCCCATTCCCGGAGGAAGGCGATTTCTTCACTTTCGTCAATGAGGTCGTGCCGATCAAATTCCCTGAAAAAGGCTCGGAGTTCGTCAATGCCTTCGTCAATTTTTGACAGTGCCATGTCGTAGGCTTCGCGTTCGAGATACATCAGGACTTCAGCCCTTACGCGGTGTCCAATGACAAAGGGACGATAGTGCTCAAACGCCACACGGTCTTCCTCGTCTTCTGCGTATTCTTTGACAAAGTCGAAAAGTTCGAGGTTGCGTTCGGCATCTTTTTTGGCGTTGAGATATTCGCCTATTTCGAGAAAGCTAATGCGGCGATGATAATATTGGAGGGCTTCCATCTGGAGTTCCATACAGTTTTCAGAATTGAGCGCAAAGTTTTCTGGACCGCGTTTTTGCGCCAGCGCTTTGTAATAGTGCAAGAGCGATTCATACCCTTCGGGCTGTTGACCGTCGGGGCGGCCGGTGACATCCATTTGTAAGATGCCCATTTCGATGCGGAGTTGAACTTTGGCGCGACCATCATTTCCTCTGATTTTGCGAACACACAATTGCCCGGGTTCACAGGGCCAGTCATCCAGAAGTGGCTGAATATCTTTACTCATCGGTGCATATCCTCCATTGGTAAATTGGCTGAGGACAATAAGCTCGAAAGCAGTTTACGATAATCACTATATGTTGTCAAGAAATTAGCGGGAAGAGAGGGTGCTCTTCACGACTCATCGTACTTCAGGTATTGACACACTCAGTTCATTTGCTGTTTCGACTGTGTTGTCCCAGGTCTCGTCTTCGATAAAGACACCTTCGGCTTCGCGTTTGGCGCGTGTGTCGTGTTCGATTTCCCCTGGGAGATAGATTTTATCGACGTCGGGCTGGGTT from Gemmatimonadota bacterium harbors:
- a CDS encoding GNAT family N-acetyltransferase is translated as MIRTAKADENEELSNLAMRSKAHWNYEADFLEACRQDLTYTQQDISHHTVYVVEEMGQVVGFYRLEIRENGLELSDLFIEPSKIGQGYGKRLWDHAIDQARQLGFHKLSIPSDPYAESFYLSRGSVRIGEVTSGAIPGRTIPLLEFALKQSD
- a CDS encoding phosphotransferase, with protein sequence MPPLASSYYLERIRNAFPDLMWANYRRVQTIADPDHVMILLDNGIAFRFENDEETNLTRERIVLDALRINLKAIPIPDYAFVPKASDFAGYHTISGTRLSPWRFWRLSKANRSEAAQRLGVFISELHSYPVAKARSLGVEEGDASVRRRMMWKELFAERADEIQREVRDVFEAWIERSESINHSYEPVLAHNDLWYKHIYHDPSTGRLTGIIDWGDIEITDPAKDFYGFWIYGESFLDEVLSHYAYCDANLKDRSFEHFWGIAISSWFSRPPGGRFFRRSTWEGRPTSEWPMGQVR
- a CDS encoding GNAT family N-acetyltransferase, giving the protein MSDYGNIFIVVGESDKGIVASLIMAIVPNFTYEGRPWAIIENVVVAREQRGKGFGKKLMTFAINLAEEKGCYKLQLLSGPNEDQVGFYRSLGMQDGTSRGFKKYFVERE
- a CDS encoding HAD family hydrolase, producing the protein MNNNLPKAILFDLDDTILAFSESADPTWRRICRKFAPRTGGQTPEELFEAIEASRTWFWADAERHHRGRLDLRSARREIVSGAFRQLRIDDPDLVIEVSDSYTSEREDMVAPFPGAIETLRTLGDKGVPLAMITNGTAEGQRRKIDKFGLSAFFQYILVEGEFGVGKPDERVYLQALKKLGVEPTDSWMVGDNLEWDVEAPQRLGIYAIWVDFEGKGLPKSAAPDRIVTNISQILER
- a CDS encoding methyltransferase domain-containing protein — translated: MSDGSGADLETVPVRQGYARWSETYDTQDNSLIILEEPLLRSLLGDVQELSVADIGCGTGRHTLYLSEAGARVTAIDFAPEMMA
- the map gene encoding type I methionyl aminopeptidase is translated as MSIECPEDFEGLAQAGQVVAATLKAMAGAVRAGVTTAEVDRVGESVLNRYGAMSAPRLFYGFPGVNLISVNDEIIHGIPGDRVLEQGDIVSLDVTAELNGYIADAATTIPIPPYSAKADRLCRCARTAFEKAVAVARANKPINCIGHAVEHEVKRQGFWVVSELAGHGVGRVIHEDPIVANTYNPLDSKPLTTGLVITIEPMIAEHPAQAVEDCDGWTVKTSNGSLSAHFEHTVVITDGRPILLTAA
- a CDS encoding sulfotransferase translates to MNSVAQVRPIIVIGPERSGTSVAAEMILAWGAYPGEPERLRKADVHNPRGYFEYLPIWDFLSNLGVNWWAPGFQERLSEKASDPHHRQRAAELVAQMEKGGRSWVWKDPALSFFLPFWNRIWKDPIYVVCVRNPSDTARSWAKFTLPSDARDKDPFIQANLLRWHYIMLLILSNTEDVVSKIFLSYEKLMKDPANEARKLAMFLNAECGMIDSGSLSTSAMAGAVDPQLWHNRSGVTPEANLHLANLYGFVAGKTVIPSEPFRPEDFPLPPGWRETVVTSERQARIYRDKSGPTNA
- a CDS encoding metallophosphoesterase family protein, encoding MNDSLSYSVAVIADIHGNVAALNAVLEDLQSQSYDRLVVAGDLVLNGPRPVESLDTIRNLGAPTIYGNADLLVFDEQYSEERLDWVREKLGTDGLSYLKGLPFEHRITPPGGQSPEDDLLIVHATPTDVAGFLVLQPDQDPFRLLTVTPEEEARTLLGDAKANLIVAGHLHYASYGVPCGQRYSIIDSVGFPFDGDHRIGYARVWWDGQEWHVENHRLSYDYHKVVEDVRCCGAPFGELSAQRILQTRFRPVM
- a CDS encoding phosphotransferase; translated protein: MKPHKTQWYLQRIREEFPRLKWTNYRRVQTHSRPDHVMFLLDNGIAFRFENDVEDEDTDLARERAVLDLIRPRLSDIPIPDYAYVPKSSNDFAGYRTIPGTRLSPWRFQRLSKARRHSEARRLGRFLSALHKTPLEPVRKLGVEARDKSLGNRSMARRLMRERWKDLDRRTRDVFQGWIQRSGEINHDFSPVLTHFDLWSKHIYYDPRTGKLTGIIDWGDIRISDPAKDFYGFWVYGEAFLDDVLSHYDLATQGLRDRSFEHFWGIAIQIWLDSLDGISGVAGHFFHPSTWTKRPLSDWPLSQYRILEM
- a CDS encoding UvrB/UvrC motif-containing protein, which encodes MSKDIQPLLDDWPCEPGQLCVRKIRGNDGRAKVQLRIEMGILQMDVTGRPDGQQPEGYESLLHYYKALAQKRGPENFALNSENCMELQMEALQYYHRRISFLEIGEYLNAKKDAERNLELFDFVKEYAEDEEDRVAFEHYRPFVIGHRVRAEVLMYLEREAYDMALSKIDEGIDELRAFFREFDRHDLIDESEEIAFLREWADEIRRDRPKSLSQDLRDQIREAVGLEDFERAAELRDQLLSLKEKTEI